The following proteins are co-located in the Anomalospiza imberbis isolate Cuckoo-Finch-1a 21T00152 chromosome Z, ASM3175350v1, whole genome shotgun sequence genome:
- the NREP gene encoding neuronal regeneration-related protein, with product MVYQPGSMIWISQKIFPTSCGDGGFPKGNLPISKEVNRKKSEAEGACLAPASGYGQHFTKINYLYSF from the exons GTTTATCAGCCAGGTTCAATGATTTGGATAAGCCAGAAGATTTTTCCAACCAGCTGTGGGGATGGGGGATTTCCAAAG GGAAATCTCCCCATCTCTAAGGAAGTGAATCGCAAGAAAAGTGAGGCGGAGGGGGCGTGCCTGGCTCCAGCAAGTGGTTATGGACAACATTTCACCAAAATCAATTACCTCTACTctttttaa